From the Iodobacter fluviatilis genome, one window contains:
- a CDS encoding chloride channel protein, whose translation MYWKRWLVRIKHLPERSRATLALWFGAAMVGLVAVVLAKAADGALAIFQSMSTRWAWWPFFALPCGGMAIRWLMQKMGKGSEGSGIPQAMAALQVTDQPALIKQLLSLRIACAKFIGVVAGLGCGFVLGREGPTVQIGASLMYACRRFIPLSDAVFRRQLILAGGAAGIAAAFNTPLAGIVFAFEELARSVEEKTSGKLLGAVILAGVVSLAIQGDYTYFGRIHVPGFNYSILWPMFIVAVTAGLVGGFFSWLCVHQDRWLPVKVKMWRAAQPYLFIAACGFLIACMGLAAPIFGSGAEITSEVVTGHGTMAWYFLPMKFLGLLATFLTGLPGGIFAPSLSMGAGVSSWFLPWFDSSIHIKLIAIGMAAMLAAVTRAPLTSAIILIEMTDGHTMVISILAAAMISSTVARLFGTNLYHDLAEKALQRLAYPQLLK comes from the coding sequence ATGTATTGGAAACGTTGGCTGGTACGCATTAAACACTTACCAGAACGCAGCCGTGCCACACTGGCTCTCTGGTTTGGGGCCGCTATGGTGGGCCTTGTTGCCGTTGTTCTGGCCAAAGCTGCGGACGGCGCATTGGCGATTTTCCAAAGCATGAGTACACGCTGGGCATGGTGGCCTTTTTTTGCGCTGCCCTGCGGTGGCATGGCGATACGCTGGCTGATGCAAAAAATGGGTAAGGGCTCGGAAGGCAGCGGTATTCCACAAGCCATGGCCGCGCTGCAAGTTACCGATCAGCCTGCACTGATCAAACAATTGCTTAGTTTACGCATCGCCTGTGCCAAGTTTATCGGTGTAGTTGCGGGGCTGGGATGTGGCTTTGTGCTGGGGCGTGAAGGGCCAACAGTACAAATTGGCGCAAGTTTAATGTATGCCTGCCGGCGCTTTATTCCATTATCCGATGCCGTATTTCGCCGCCAGCTGATTCTGGCTGGCGGGGCAGCAGGGATTGCCGCCGCATTTAATACGCCACTGGCTGGGATTGTGTTTGCATTTGAAGAACTAGCGCGTTCAGTAGAGGAAAAAACCTCGGGTAAATTACTAGGTGCAGTGATTTTAGCCGGTGTAGTTTCTTTGGCGATTCAGGGTGATTACACCTATTTTGGCCGGATTCACGTGCCCGGTTTTAACTACAGCATTTTGTGGCCGATGTTTATTGTGGCGGTGACTGCGGGTTTAGTCGGTGGATTTTTCTCCTGGCTTTGCGTGCATCAGGATCGCTGGTTGCCAGTTAAAGTGAAAATGTGGCGCGCAGCACAGCCCTATTTATTTATCGCCGCATGTGGCTTTTTAATTGCCTGCATGGGGCTGGCCGCTCCTATTTTTGGCAGCGGAGCAGAAATCACCAGCGAAGTGGTCACAGGTCACGGCACCATGGCATGGTACTTCTTGCCAATGAAGTTTTTAGGGCTGCTGGCTACCTTTCTGACCGGCTTACCCGGCGGTATTTTTGCCCCATCGCTCTCTATGGGCGCAGGCGTCAGCAGCTGGTTTCTGCCGTGGTTTGATAGCAGTATTCATATCAAGCTGATTGCCATTGGAATGGCGGCCATGCTGGCGGCAGTAACGCGGGCACCACTGACCTCGGCTATTATTTTGATAGAAATGACAGATGGTCACACGATGGTGATTTCAATTCTGGCCGCTGCGATGATTTCATCCACCGTAGCACGCCTCTTTGGCACCAATCTTTATCATGATTTGGCGGAAAAAGCCTTGCAACGCTTGGCTTACCCCCAACTTTTAAAGTGA
- a CDS encoding GNAT family N-acetyltransferase, with amino-acid sequence MELQWRWFALADFDALTLYAHLKLRQDVFIVEQNCVYPDMDQYDAVSQHLLGFDQNGQVFASLRLVPPGLKYAEPSIGRVITHPDARRGGTGSKLVAEGLRYSSQIYPGQGHRIGAQSHLQGFYGHFGFVPVGQEYLEDNIPHIDMVIAA; translated from the coding sequence ATGGAATTGCAATGGCGTTGGTTTGCTTTGGCGGATTTTGATGCGCTGACTTTGTATGCCCATTTAAAGTTACGCCAGGACGTTTTTATTGTTGAGCAAAACTGTGTTTATCCGGATATGGACCAATACGATGCGGTTTCGCAGCATTTATTAGGTTTTGATCAAAACGGCCAGGTGTTTGCTAGCCTGCGTCTGGTGCCGCCCGGTCTTAAATATGCAGAGCCCTCGATTGGGAGGGTCATTACTCACCCGGATGCTCGCCGCGGTGGAACCGGATCAAAGCTGGTGGCAGAAGGTTTGCGTTATTCAAGCCAGATTTATCCGGGCCAAGGCCATCGTATTGGAGCGCAATCCCATTTGCAGGGTTTTTACGGTCATTTTGGTTTTGTGCCGGTGGGGCAGGAATATTTAGAAGACAATATTCCGCATATCGATATGGTGATTGCCGCTTAA
- the argH gene encoding argininosuccinate lyase, giving the protein MQDQSKKMWSGRFNEPVTELVKRYTASVDFDKRMAEVDIQGSLAHATMLNKVGVLSVEDLKSIQGGMADILNEIREGTFEWSLDLEDVHMNIERRLTQMIGDAGKRLHTGRSRNDQVATDIRLYLRGAIDLLVGLVHELQVSLIDLAEKNASTVMPGFTHLQVAQPVTFGHHMMAYVEMLGRDAERLIDARKRVNRLPLGSAALAGTTYPIDREYTAKLLGFDEVCQNSLDAVSDRDFAIEFTAAAALVMTHLSRLSEELILWMSPRYGFIDIADRFCTGSSIMPQKKNPDVPELVRGKTGRVNGSLISLLTLMKGQPLAYNKDNQEDKEPLFDTVDTLTDTLRIYADMMRGITVKPDAMVRAVKQGFSTATDLADYLVKRGIPFRDAHEAVALAVRYAEQKHKDLGDLQLVELQSFSPLIEDDIFEVLTLEGSLNARNHVGGTAPFQVLVQIAKWREKLGC; this is encoded by the coding sequence ATGCAAGATCAGAGCAAAAAGATGTGGTCTGGCCGTTTTAACGAGCCGGTTACAGAACTCGTCAAACGTTATACCGCCTCGGTAGATTTTGATAAACGCATGGCCGAAGTAGATATCCAGGGCTCCCTGGCTCACGCCACCATGCTGAATAAAGTAGGTGTGTTGTCCGTTGAAGACCTGAAATCTATTCAGGGCGGCATGGCCGATATCCTGAACGAAATCCGTGAAGGCACGTTTGAATGGAGCCTCGATTTAGAAGACGTGCATATGAATATCGAGCGTCGCCTAACGCAAATGATTGGCGATGCCGGTAAGCGCCTGCATACCGGCCGCAGCCGTAATGATCAGGTTGCCACCGATATCCGCTTGTATCTGCGCGGCGCAATTGATTTGCTGGTTGGCCTTGTGCACGAGCTGCAGGTTTCTTTGATTGATCTGGCAGAAAAAAACGCCTCTACCGTGATGCCAGGCTTTACTCATTTGCAAGTGGCTCAGCCTGTGACCTTTGGCCACCATATGATGGCTTATGTAGAAATGCTGGGCCGCGATGCAGAGCGTTTGATTGATGCACGTAAACGTGTGAATCGCTTACCACTGGGATCTGCCGCTCTGGCCGGTACAACGTATCCGATTGACAGGGAATACACCGCAAAATTGCTGGGCTTTGATGAAGTCTGTCAGAACTCGCTTGATGCGGTTTCAGACCGTGATTTTGCAATTGAATTTACTGCCGCCGCAGCATTGGTAATGACGCATTTGTCGCGTTTATCCGAAGAGCTGATTCTGTGGATGAGCCCGCGTTACGGCTTTATTGATATTGCCGATCGCTTTTGTACCGGCAGCTCCATCATGCCGCAAAAGAAAAACCCGGATGTGCCTGAGCTGGTGCGTGGTAAAACCGGCCGTGTAAATGGCAGCCTGATTTCCCTGCTTACCTTAATGAAAGGCCAGCCATTGGCTTACAATAAAGATAATCAGGAAGATAAAGAGCCATTATTTGATACGGTGGACACCCTGACTGATACCCTACGTATTTATGCCGACATGATGCGTGGCATTACGGTAAAACCAGATGCCATGGTGCGTGCAGTAAAACAGGGCTTTTCTACTGCAACTGATCTGGCCGATTATCTGGTGAAGCGTGGCATTCCGTTCCGTGATGCACACGAGGCCGTTGCTTTAGCCGTGCGCTATGCCGAGCAAAAGCATAAAGATCTGGGCGATTTGCAATTGGTTGAATTGCAGAGCTTCTCTCCGCTGATCGAAGACGATATTTTTGAAGTACTGACGCTGGAAGGCTCTCTGAATGCCCGTAACCATGTAGGCGGCACTGCGCCGTTTCAGGTGCTGGTGCAAATTGCCAAATGGCGTGAAAAGCTGGGCTGCTAA
- a CDS encoding TetR/AcrR family transcriptional regulator, which translates to MPITKQQLIDQATALFRMKGYAATSIGEIVQACGITKGSLYHHFASKEALGLAALEQLEAYFDEHIFSQIRDSQPAAGLAAFNLAIEEFFWQHPDGCLLASLSLETSAANEPFQQAISQFFNKWQGCYYQAFIGAHPADKAKILSIDALAIVQGCILMYRINGNIEPLQRQLQALLRLCD; encoded by the coding sequence ATGCCAATCACTAAACAACAACTTATCGATCAAGCCACGGCCTTATTCAGAATGAAAGGCTACGCGGCGACCAGTATCGGGGAAATAGTGCAGGCTTGCGGCATTACCAAGGGCAGCCTTTATCATCACTTTGCCAGCAAAGAAGCGCTGGGGCTGGCTGCGCTGGAGCAATTGGAAGCCTATTTTGACGAGCATATTTTCTCTCAAATACGCGACTCTCAGCCTGCTGCTGGCCTAGCAGCGTTTAATCTGGCGATAGAAGAGTTTTTTTGGCAGCACCCCGATGGCTGCCTGCTAGCCAGCTTAAGTTTGGAAACAAGCGCGGCAAACGAGCCCTTCCAACAGGCCATTTCACAATTTTTTAATAAATGGCAAGGCTGCTACTATCAGGCATTTATTGGCGCTCATCCTGCCGACAAAGCCAAAATACTCAGTATTGATGCCCTCGCCATCGTCCAGGGCTGCATTCTGATGTACCGGATTAATGGCAATATCGAGCCCTTACAGCGCCAGCTACAAGCATTACTCCGACTCTGCGATTAA
- the queC gene encoding 7-cyano-7-deazaguanine synthase QueC codes for MTKKPAVILLSGGLDSATCLAIAKAEGFAPYCLSFDYGQKHNAELKAAARVAEALGAVEHRILKIDLAGFGGSALTDATIDVPTDGGKPGEIPVTYVPARNTVLLSYALAWSEVLKADDIFIGVNAVDYSGYPDCRPEYIASFQAMARLATKVGVEGSNLTIHTPLLKLTKAEIAQKGTELGVDYALTVTCYKADEDGQACGECEACRLRSAGFAQAGLADPTRYQGE; via the coding sequence ATGACCAAAAAACCTGCAGTGATCTTATTATCTGGTGGCCTAGATTCTGCTACCTGCCTTGCCATTGCCAAAGCAGAAGGCTTTGCTCCCTATTGTCTGTCTTTTGACTACGGCCAGAAGCACAACGCCGAGCTGAAAGCGGCCGCCCGAGTGGCAGAAGCCTTGGGAGCCGTTGAACACCGTATTCTGAAAATTGATTTAGCTGGCTTTGGCGGCTCTGCACTTACCGACGCCACTATTGATGTACCAACTGACGGTGGCAAGCCCGGCGAGATCCCTGTGACCTATGTGCCCGCACGCAACACGGTGCTGCTCTCTTACGCACTGGCATGGTCTGAAGTGCTCAAAGCCGATGATATTTTTATTGGCGTAAATGCTGTGGATTACTCAGGCTATCCAGACTGCCGCCCAGAATACATTGCGTCATTCCAAGCCATGGCAAGGCTGGCGACTAAGGTGGGCGTAGAAGGCTCAAACCTCACCATCCACACCCCATTGCTAAAACTCACCAAAGCAGAAATCGCCCAAAAAGGGACCGAGCTTGGCGTGGATTACGCGCTCACCGTCACCTGCTACAAAGCCGATGAAGATGGCCAAGCCTGCGGCGAATGCGAAGCCTGCCGCTTGCGCAGCGCTGGTTTTGCCCAGGCTGGGCTGGCAGATCCAACCCGATATCAAGGTGAATGA
- a CDS encoding HPP family protein, with translation MDTHTLKHALLAGTGGFIAILLLAGVSEFGTAALIMAPFGASCVLLFALPEAALSQPRNVIGGHLLTATVGLAFYSLAPNTAVFASLAVGLAISLMVLTKTTHPPAGANPLLFFLAAKPLGAWFLLTPVASGAILLVLLATLYHRATGKFSYPVKR, from the coding sequence ATGGATACTCACACTTTAAAGCATGCCCTACTCGCGGGAACAGGCGGGTTTATTGCGATTTTACTGCTGGCAGGCGTCAGCGAATTTGGAACGGCAGCGCTGATTATGGCGCCATTTGGTGCAAGCTGTGTTTTGCTGTTTGCTCTGCCCGAAGCGGCCCTATCGCAGCCACGTAATGTAATCGGTGGGCATTTATTAACCGCAACGGTAGGGCTGGCTTTTTATTCACTGGCCCCGAATACAGCGGTATTTGCATCATTGGCGGTAGGACTTGCCATCAGCCTGATGGTGCTAACTAAAACGACTCATCCACCAGCCGGTGCAAACCCGCTGCTGTTTTTTCTGGCAGCCAAGCCGCTGGGGGCCTGGTTTTTGCTCACCCCTGTGGCAAGCGGAGCTATTTTGCTGGTGCTGCTTGCCACCCTTTACCACCGTGCCACAGGTAAATTCAGCTATCCGGTAAAGCGTTAA
- a CDS encoding D-amino acid dehydrogenase — protein sequence MQVIVIGAGVVGVATAHYLRAAGCEVTVLEQLDGPATETSFANAGQVSPGYAAPWAAPGIPWKAVKWLTQPHSPLKIRPDGSLFQLSWMARMLANCTTAAYERNKGRMVPLAEYSRDCLRDLREELDLQYEQRSLGTLQVFRTAKQLEAAQRDSDILSAIGVPNHLLDAQGLVDAEPALARVPGKLVGALQLPNDETGDCKMFTDKLAARCEAAGVVFRYGVTVERLIAANQQIRQVQLKGGEILNADHVVLAAGCTSRALAAPLGLDLPVYPVKGYSLTIPLKNADAAPRSTVLDESYKIALTRFDSRLRVGGMAEVAGYDKHLDMGRVATLAMVTNDLFPDAGDTSQGTPWTGLRPMTPDGTPLVGGTSYPNLWLNTGHGTLGWTMACGSGRVLADLITKKTPEIESSGLALARY from the coding sequence ATGCAAGTGATTGTAATCGGAGCTGGCGTTGTCGGCGTAGCAACTGCGCACTACCTGCGCGCAGCGGGATGCGAAGTCACCGTACTGGAACAACTAGACGGGCCTGCAACCGAAACGAGCTTTGCCAATGCGGGCCAGGTATCGCCTGGCTATGCAGCACCATGGGCCGCGCCTGGCATTCCGTGGAAAGCAGTTAAATGGCTGACTCAGCCTCATTCCCCGCTTAAAATTCGCCCCGATGGCAGCTTGTTTCAGCTGTCATGGATGGCAAGAATGCTGGCTAATTGCACAACGGCTGCTTATGAGCGTAATAAAGGCCGCATGGTGCCACTGGCCGAATACAGCCGGGACTGTTTGCGTGATTTGCGCGAAGAGCTGGATCTGCAATACGAGCAACGCAGCTTGGGCACATTGCAGGTATTTCGCACGGCTAAGCAGCTTGAAGCCGCGCAACGTGATTCGGATATTTTAAGCGCCATCGGCGTGCCTAATCATTTACTGGATGCGCAGGGCCTTGTCGATGCAGAGCCTGCCTTAGCGCGTGTGCCGGGTAAATTGGTTGGTGCCTTGCAATTGCCTAATGATGAAACGGGTGATTGCAAAATGTTTACCGATAAGTTGGCAGCGCGTTGTGAAGCGGCTGGTGTGGTGTTCCGCTATGGCGTGACGGTTGAGCGCCTGATTGCTGCAAATCAGCAAATCCGCCAGGTACAGCTGAAGGGCGGTGAAATCCTCAATGCTGATCATGTGGTGCTGGCTGCTGGCTGCACATCGCGCGCGCTGGCCGCTCCCTTGGGGCTGGATTTACCGGTTTATCCGGTGAAGGGCTATTCGCTGACGATTCCTTTGAAAAATGCGGATGCCGCACCGCGCTCTACCGTGCTGGATGAGAGCTACAAAATTGCACTGACTCGTTTTGATTCCCGCCTGCGTGTAGGTGGCATGGCAGAGGTTGCGGGTTACGATAAGCATCTGGATATGGGCCGCGTTGCGACCCTCGCCATGGTGACCAATGATCTGTTCCCAGATGCCGGGGATACCAGCCAAGGTACGCCATGGACTGGTTTACGCCCGATGACACCGGATGGCACGCCGCTGGTGGGTGGCACGTCTTATCCTAATTTATGGCTGAATACCGGCCACGGCACATTGGGCTGGACCATGGCCTGCGGCTCTGGCCGTGTGCTGGCTGATTTGATTACAAAGAAAACCCCTGAGATCGAAAGCAGCGGCTTAGCTTTAGCGCGTTATTGA
- the hemB gene encoding porphobilinogen synthase: protein MHSNRSFPTTRLRRMRHDDFSRRMMRENHLTADNLILPVFVLDGENRTQAIASMPGVNRQSLDQLFYTAEQAVKLGVPALAIFPVIEQDLKTLDAAEAWNPNGLVPRVVRELKARFPELGLITDGALDPYTIHGQDGIINGDGYVLNEETVAALVKQALCHAEAGVDIIAPSDMMDGRIGAIRKALDADDFINTRIMAYSAKYASAFYGPFRDAVGSAANLGKADKKTYQMDPANLNEALHEVALDLAEGADMVMVKPGMPYLDVVRRVKDEFAAPTFVYQVSGEYAMIKAAVQNGWLNEEAVVLESLMGFKRAGADGILTYFALDAARWLAGK, encoded by the coding sequence ATGCATAGCAATCGCTCGTTCCCCACTACTCGTTTACGCCGTATGCGCCACGATGATTTTTCGCGCAGAATGATGCGTGAAAATCATTTAACTGCGGATAATTTGATTTTGCCGGTATTTGTTTTAGATGGTGAAAATCGTACACAGGCGATTGCCTCTATGCCCGGGGTCAATCGCCAGAGTCTGGACCAGCTGTTTTATACCGCCGAGCAGGCCGTTAAGCTGGGCGTACCTGCTTTAGCGATATTCCCTGTGATTGAGCAGGACTTAAAAACGCTGGATGCGGCTGAAGCTTGGAATCCAAATGGCTTAGTACCACGTGTAGTACGTGAGTTAAAAGCGCGTTTCCCAGAGCTGGGCCTAATTACCGATGGTGCGCTTGATCCTTACACCATTCACGGCCAAGACGGCATTATCAATGGTGATGGTTATGTGCTTAACGAAGAAACCGTGGCTGCGCTGGTGAAACAAGCGCTTTGCCATGCCGAGGCGGGCGTCGATATTATTGCGCCATCAGACATGATGGATGGGCGGATTGGCGCGATTCGCAAGGCTCTGGATGCGGATGATTTTATCAACACCCGCATCATGGCTTATTCGGCCAAATACGCGTCGGCATTTTACGGCCCCTTCCGCGATGCCGTAGGCTCGGCAGCTAATCTGGGCAAAGCCGATAAAAAGACTTACCAGATGGACCCTGCCAATTTGAACGAAGCCTTGCACGAAGTGGCACTCGATCTGGCAGAAGGCGCCGATATGGTGATGGTGAAGCCGGGCATGCCTTATCTGGATGTAGTACGCCGAGTGAAAGATGAATTTGCAGCGCCGACTTTTGTTTACCAAGTATCAGGCGAATACGCCATGATCAAAGCCGCTGTGCAAAACGGCTGGCTGAATGAAGAAGCGGTGGTGCTAGAAAGCTTAATGGGCTTTAAACGCGCCGGTGCAGATGGAATTTTGACTTATTTTGCATTGGATGCAGCTAGGTGGTTGGCGGGGAAGTGA
- a CDS encoding IS481 family transposase, translating to MPWMPVNIMSIRSEFVLLTLQDNCNFKALCQRFGISTKTGYKWRQRYLNNPQEGFQDRSRRPKSSPTLTTAEIEALVVDLRQKHPVWGGRKLHRRLLELGHVDVPAPSTITNILHRHGLICAKASEQAQHWLRFEHDQPNALWQIDFKGNFNTAQQMCFPLTLLDDHSRFNLTLTACGQTTAAIVQTHLTDVFLRYGLPARINADNGSPWGSPSDARHGISQLSIWLIRLGIHVSHSRPGHPQTNGKEERFHRTLKAEVLNGRAFRDLAHVQHAFNDWRTVYNEQRPHEALGLATPITRYKPSLIAMPSALPEIEYGPNDQVITVGWGGEVKLQNHKFKVSSALHRLPIALRADSLNDGVFDLYFCHQHFGRIDLKAAQERKVQRDART from the coding sequence ATGCCTTGGATGCCCGTGAATATCATGTCTATTCGCTCAGAATTTGTACTCCTTACACTGCAAGATAACTGTAATTTTAAAGCGCTTTGCCAGCGTTTCGGCATCTCAACTAAAACAGGTTACAAGTGGCGGCAGCGCTATCTGAATAACCCCCAAGAAGGTTTTCAAGATCGATCTCGCCGCCCCAAATCATCGCCAACACTGACCACCGCAGAGATTGAAGCCCTCGTTGTAGACCTGCGCCAGAAGCACCCTGTTTGGGGAGGGCGCAAACTCCATCGAAGGCTGTTGGAGCTGGGCCATGTGGATGTTCCTGCGCCAAGCACCATCACCAATATTCTGCACCGCCATGGCTTAATTTGCGCCAAGGCGAGTGAGCAAGCCCAACACTGGCTACGTTTTGAGCATGATCAGCCGAATGCTTTATGGCAGATCGACTTCAAAGGGAACTTCAATACGGCTCAGCAAATGTGCTTTCCCCTCACTTTATTGGACGACCATTCTCGCTTTAATCTCACCTTAACTGCTTGTGGTCAAACCACGGCAGCCATTGTCCAGACTCACTTAACGGATGTATTTCTTCGCTATGGCTTGCCTGCTCGTATCAACGCTGACAACGGTTCTCCATGGGGAAGCCCCAGTGATGCCCGCCATGGCATCAGCCAGTTATCTATCTGGCTGATCCGCTTGGGTATCCATGTTAGCCATAGCCGCCCAGGGCATCCGCAAACTAATGGCAAAGAAGAACGCTTTCATCGCACGCTAAAAGCAGAAGTATTAAATGGCCGGGCATTTCGCGATTTAGCCCATGTTCAGCATGCATTTAACGACTGGCGCACGGTCTATAACGAGCAGCGCCCGCATGAAGCCTTAGGGCTAGCCACACCGATTACCCGCTATAAACCGAGCTTAATTGCCATGCCTTCTGCTTTGCCTGAAATTGAATACGGCCCCAACGATCAAGTCATTACTGTGGGTTGGGGCGGCGAAGTAAAATTACAAAATCATAAATTTAAAGTGTCTAGTGCCTTACATCGTTTACCTATTGCACTGCGTGCAGATAGTCTGAACGACGGGGTGTTTGACCTCTATTTTTGCCATCAGCACTTCGGAAGAATCGATTTGAAAGCCGCGCAAGAAAGGAAGGTCCAGCGGGACGCCCGCACCTAA